The Natrinema sp. DC36 genome includes the window ACGATCCGAGACGAGAACCCGTTCCGATCGGACACGGTGCGACTGAGACTGCGGTCCCCGCTGGCGGCCAGTCGCTGTCGACCGCCGGTTTCGGCTGTCAGCCGATGACGAACGGAACGGAGCCGCGGCGCTCACTCTCGCAGTTGCTCGCGGATCTCCCGGATCCGATCGCTCCCCTGATCGACGTAGCCGCCGTGATAACACAGCGTGTGGTCGATCTCGAGGGCCGCCAGCGCCCCGACGGACTCGATCGCGCGATCCATGTCCGGCGTGAACTGGGGCTTCGGACCGGCGAGCGGTTCGCGCTCGCTCCGCTCGTGCTCACCGTCGGTTCCCTCATCACCGTCCGCGACGAGCGCGTCGCCGGCCACGAGCAAGTTCCCCGTTGGGAAGTACAGCGAGACGTGTCCGGGCGCGTGGCCGGGCGTTGCGACGACCTCCATCGGCCCCGCGAGCGTCGAGATACGGACCCCGTCAACCAGTTCGATATCGACGTCGACGGGCGAATAGCGGTCGCCGTCACCCTTGACCGGGTCGCGCTCGCCCGACACGTACGGCGCTTCGTCGCGGTGGGTCGCGACGACCGCATCGACGTGCTCGAGGAGTTCCGCCAGTCCACCGACGTGATCTCCGTCGTGGTGGGTGAGGACGACGAGCCAGACGTCCGCGAGTTCGTAGCCAAGCGATCGCAAGTGGGTCCGGAGACCGTCGACGGCACCGTCGGGACCAACGTCGCACAACACGAGTCCGCGTTCGGTCTCGACGACCGTTGGAGTTATCGTAATCTCCCTGCCTCCG containing:
- a CDS encoding MBL fold metallo-hydrolase, which encodes MQEDAGVHALPIAIEYGGREITITPTVVETERGLVLCDVGPDGAVDGLRTHLRSLGYELADVWLVVLTHHDGDHVGGLAELLEHVDAVVATHRDEAPYVSGERDPVKGDGDRYSPVDVDIELVDGVRISTLAGPMEVVATPGHAPGHVSLYFPTGNLLVAGDALVADGDEGTDGEHERSEREPLAGPKPQFTPDMDRAIESVGALAALEIDHTLCYHGGYVDQGSDRIREIREQLRE